One stretch of Ptiloglossa arizonensis isolate GNS036 chromosome 7, iyPtiAriz1_principal, whole genome shotgun sequence DNA includes these proteins:
- the LOC143149698 gene encoding uncharacterized protein LOC143149698, producing MKRMLGNKTSLSSFWEKKKRSLVLRGFSSSVPARRQTVPIVKSRRKRREGPRTTVTGAKFTNVHTHTRYPRNGADSQHENTLESCSSRLAALNTVMGEMILKVGIALTIALALGHRSRAGVISLEGEEAYQEEAFHGQGGSLASSYVQFHGPVEGPEYEVKVPRAAEYNRHDDDNDDANHLHEQEQQPRHEYTVDYVAHPKYEFSYGVEDRHTGDYHNQKETRDGNSVSGEYSVKEPGGNVRVVRYRADKDGFHAVVHTSGENDRTNLDVYGGQGQVHDHRHQTQREQDVADYTLYANEEGY from the exons ATGAAACGCATGCTCGGGAATAAAACGAGTCTTTCGTCGTTCTGGGAAAAAAAGAAGCGATCGTTGGTCCTCCGTGGTTTCTCGAGCTCGGTTCCCGCTCGACGACAAACAGTTCCGATCGTGAAAAGTCGTCGGAAGCGGAGAGAGGGCCCACGGACGACCGTGACAGGAGCGAAATTCACAAATGTACACACGCATACGCGGTACCCACGTAACGGGGCAGATTCTCAACACG AAAACACGCTGGAAAGTTGCAGTTCTCGCTTGGCCGCCTTAAATACCGTAATGGGAGAGATGATATTGAAG GTCGGTATCGCCTTGACCATCGCGCTGGCACTCGGTCATCGATCACGCGCCGGTGTGATTTCGCTGGAAGGGGAGGAGGCTTACCAGGAGGAAGCTTTTCACGGGCAAGGCGGTTCGTTGGCCAGTTCGTACGTGCAATTCCACGGACCGGTCGAGGGGCCCGAGTACGAGGTGAAAGTGCCCCGTGCCGCCGAGTACAACCggcacgacgacgacaacgacgacgcgaACCATCTCCACGAACAGGAGCAACAACCGAGACACGAGTACACGGTGGACTACGTGGCGCATCCGAAGTACGAGTTCTCGTACGGTGTCGAGGATCGACACACGGGCGACTACCACAACCAGAAGGAGACCAGAGACG GAAACAGCGTGTCGGGCGAGTACAGCGTCAAGGAGCCAGGTGGCAACGTGAGGGTCGTAAGGTACCGGGCGGACAAGGACGGATTTCACGCCGTGGTGCACACTTCCGGTGAGAACGACCGCACCAACCTCGACGTCTACGGTGGTCAAGGCCAGGTTCACGATCACCGACaccagacgcaacgggaacaaGACGTTGCCGATTATACCTTGTACGCGAACGAGGAGGGGTACTGA